One genomic segment of Rhizobium viscosum includes these proteins:
- a CDS encoding LysR family transcriptional regulator, whose protein sequence is MAFDGRLLSGVSTLAAVVESGSFVRAADALGLSASGVSRAISRLEARVGVRLLDRTTRSVRLTDEGARFYEQVAPHLDGIEEAATLASGASLTALGRLRVDVDPIFSRMVLAPHLKQFLTRYPALELELITRDLMSDLVADGIDIAIRFGQQPNSSRIARKLMETRVLTVAAPAYLTEHGTPRTPAEIASHSCIQFRDPLTGRTFEWELHRGKKIVPLDARGPLLMSDPGTMLDACLAGAGIAQVLALSVKDLLAEGRLVELYPDWPGETFPLYAVHPSRHHVPAKVNAFIEFCLELISH, encoded by the coding sequence ATGGCATTCGATGGCCGCCTGCTTTCCGGTGTCAGCACGCTCGCCGCAGTCGTCGAAAGCGGCAGCTTCGTCAGGGCCGCCGATGCGCTTGGCCTTTCAGCCTCCGGTGTCAGCCGGGCCATATCGAGGCTGGAGGCCCGCGTTGGCGTGCGCCTGCTCGACCGCACCACCCGGTCGGTACGGCTGACAGACGAAGGCGCCCGTTTCTACGAACAGGTCGCTCCGCATCTCGATGGCATCGAGGAAGCCGCGACCCTTGCATCAGGTGCGTCTCTGACCGCGCTCGGCCGCCTGCGCGTCGATGTCGATCCGATCTTCTCCCGCATGGTGCTGGCGCCGCATCTGAAGCAGTTCTTGACCCGCTATCCGGCGCTCGAACTCGAATTGATAACCCGCGACCTGATGAGTGATCTCGTCGCCGACGGCATTGATATCGCCATCCGCTTCGGCCAGCAGCCGAACTCGTCGCGCATCGCCCGCAAATTGATGGAAACACGCGTCCTCACGGTCGCCGCACCTGCCTATCTCACCGAGCACGGCACGCCGAGAACACCTGCCGAAATCGCCAGCCACTCCTGCATCCAGTTCCGCGATCCACTGACCGGCCGGACTTTCGAATGGGAGCTGCACAGGGGCAAGAAGATCGTGCCGCTCGACGCCCGTGGTCCGCTTCTGATGAGCGACCCCGGCACGATGCTCGATGCCTGCCTTGCAGGTGCCGGCATCGCCCAGGTGCTTGCCCTCAGCGTCAAGGACCTGCTTGCCGAAGGACGCCTTGTAGAGCTCTATCCAGACTGGCCTGGCGAGACCTTCCCGCTTTACGCAGTCCATCCCTCCCGGCATCACGTGCCGGCAAAGGTCAACGCCTTTATCGAATTCTGCCTCGAACTTATCAGCCACTAG
- a CDS encoding DMT family transporter, translating to MTAASTTLRGVLVAFAAYAVFAFSDASIKALHGTVPSLQVAFTGAILSLAALPFIKGPGDSWLDIFRTTNRPLWLVRFVAGATGAIASIITFTKLPMAEAFCLLFLLPSFVTILSVILLKEDVRWQRWAAVIVGFLGVLVVLRPGFRELSVGHLAATIGAISAAIAIVILRKLGPAEKRLSLYGASLLGTLIVSGLLMLSQVVVPSPQQWLFLASYGLLGAAGNVMLMTAARLAPATLIATPQYSQMIWAIAFGYLFFNDSVDLPMALGIVLIICSGLLTLIRERKRQVPLPAAVASGDAQSQIATTPVEGDIEAPTR from the coding sequence ATGACAGCCGCCTCCACCACGCTTCGTGGCGTCCTTGTCGCATTTGCGGCCTATGCCGTCTTTGCCTTCAGTGATGCATCTATCAAGGCCCTGCATGGCACGGTTCCTTCCCTCCAGGTCGCCTTTACGGGTGCGATCCTCAGCTTAGCAGCCCTGCCCTTTATCAAGGGGCCAGGCGATTCATGGCTGGACATTTTCAGGACGACGAACCGGCCGCTCTGGCTGGTGCGCTTCGTCGCCGGCGCAACCGGCGCAATCGCCTCCATCATCACCTTCACCAAGCTGCCGATGGCAGAAGCCTTCTGCCTGCTCTTCCTGCTGCCCTCCTTCGTTACCATTCTCTCGGTGATCCTCCTGAAGGAAGACGTGCGCTGGCAGCGCTGGGCCGCCGTCATCGTCGGCTTCCTCGGCGTGCTCGTGGTTCTCAGGCCCGGCTTCCGCGAACTGTCCGTCGGCCATCTGGCGGCAACCATCGGCGCAATCTCGGCGGCCATCGCCATCGTCATCCTCCGCAAGCTCGGCCCGGCCGAAAAGCGCCTTTCGCTTTATGGCGCCTCGCTGCTCGGCACCCTCATCGTCAGCGGCCTGCTCATGCTCTCACAGGTGGTGGTGCCAAGTCCGCAGCAATGGCTCTTTCTCGCAAGCTACGGCCTGCTGGGGGCAGCCGGCAACGTGATGCTGATGACGGCAGCACGCCTTGCCCCGGCAACGCTGATCGCGACCCCGCAATACAGCCAGATGATCTGGGCAATCGCCTTCGGCTATCTGTTTTTCAACGATAGCGTCGACCTGCCCATGGCTCTCGGTATCGTGCTCATCATCTGCTCAGGCCTACTGACGCTGATCCGTGAACGCAAGCGCCAGGTACCCCTGCCCGCAGCGGTTGCCTCCGGCGACGCACAATCGCAGATCGCCACGACACCGGTGGAAGGCGACATAGAAGCCCCGACGCGATAG
- a CDS encoding LysR family transcriptional regulator, translating to MTLEQLRIFVEVAARQHITKAAAHLNMTQSAVSAAITALETRHGVTLFDRVGRSIVLNRTGQLFLKEAQAVLASAKAAEAALMDLSGLMHGELTIMASQTIGGYWLSPRLATFRRNYPGIELEIRIGNTAEVSDAVASGEVEVGLIEWPSDRRGVSARQVALDEMIVVVASNHPWADGKSRGPSDFPQTQWVLREQGSGTRLAFESLLRRAGLDIDALDVAMVLPENEPLVGVVEAGIGATLMSRSVVSMKLRNGLLTEVNVPPLPRPFFLLRHEERYRSKAADAFDAMISA from the coding sequence ATGACACTGGAGCAGCTCAGAATATTCGTAGAGGTGGCAGCGCGTCAGCACATCACGAAGGCGGCAGCGCACCTGAACATGACCCAGTCGGCCGTCAGCGCCGCAATCACCGCATTGGAGACACGACACGGCGTCACCCTCTTCGACCGTGTCGGCCGTTCGATCGTGCTGAACCGGACCGGCCAGCTGTTCCTGAAGGAAGCACAGGCCGTGCTTGCCAGCGCAAAGGCGGCGGAAGCCGCTCTCATGGACCTCTCCGGCCTCATGCATGGAGAGCTCACGATCATGGCGAGCCAGACAATCGGCGGCTATTGGCTGTCGCCGCGGCTTGCCACGTTCCGCCGAAATTATCCGGGCATCGAATTGGAAATCCGCATCGGCAACACAGCTGAAGTGTCTGACGCCGTTGCCAGTGGCGAGGTGGAAGTGGGCCTTATCGAGTGGCCGAGCGACAGGCGCGGCGTTTCGGCAAGGCAGGTCGCCCTGGACGAGATGATCGTTGTCGTTGCCTCCAATCACCCATGGGCGGACGGCAAATCACGCGGCCCGAGCGATTTTCCTCAGACGCAATGGGTCCTGCGCGAGCAGGGGTCCGGCACCCGCCTCGCCTTCGAAAGCCTTCTGCGAAGGGCCGGCCTCGATATCGATGCGCTTGATGTGGCGATGGTGCTGCCGGAGAACGAGCCGCTCGTCGGCGTCGTCGAAGCTGGCATCGGCGCGACACTGATGTCACGGAGCGTTGTTTCTATGAAGTTGCGCAACGGTCTTCTCACCGAGGTGAATGTGCCACCCCTGCCGCGTCCCTTTTTCCTGCTGCGCCATGAGGAGCGCTATCGCAGCAAGGCGGCCGATGCTTTCGATGCGATGATCTCAGCCTGA
- the mnmA gene encoding tRNA 2-thiouridine(34) synthase MnmA produces the protein MNTLDFDKKPEDTRVVVAMSGGVDSSVVAGLLKRQGYDVLGITLQLYDHGAAVHRAGSCCAGQDIDDARRVCETLGIPHYVLDYEKRFRETVINPFAESYVAGETPIPCVACNQTVKFADLLATAKELGADALATGHYIRSRPNPSSCNPGRRALYRPADADRDQSYFLFATTQEQIDYLRFPLGGLPKAETRRLAEDMGLVVAKKADSQDICFVPQGKYSDIITKLKPNSALAGDIVHLDGRILGQHEGILHYTIGQRRGIGIATGEPLYVVYLDARSRRVIVGPKEALETHRVYLRDVNWLGDETLQVAASGEGFACYAKVRSTRAPAPAVLHMDASGIYVDLTVGEAGIAPGQACALYSAPGDDARVFGGGFIERSEREPDAEASLKALLSNYAMA, from the coding sequence GTGAACACACTGGATTTTGACAAGAAGCCGGAAGACACCCGTGTCGTCGTCGCCATGTCTGGCGGCGTTGACAGCTCCGTCGTGGCCGGGCTTCTCAAACGCCAGGGATATGATGTGCTGGGCATCACGCTGCAGCTCTACGATCATGGCGCTGCGGTCCACCGCGCCGGATCCTGCTGCGCGGGCCAGGATATCGACGACGCACGCCGTGTCTGCGAGACGCTCGGTATTCCGCATTACGTGCTCGACTACGAGAAGCGGTTCCGTGAAACCGTCATCAATCCTTTTGCCGAGAGCTATGTCGCCGGCGAGACGCCGATCCCCTGCGTTGCCTGCAACCAGACGGTCAAGTTCGCCGATCTTCTGGCGACAGCCAAGGAACTCGGCGCCGATGCGCTGGCGACCGGCCATTATATCCGCTCGCGTCCGAATCCGTCGTCCTGCAATCCCGGTCGCCGCGCGCTCTACCGACCGGCCGATGCCGATCGCGACCAGAGCTATTTCCTCTTCGCCACGACACAGGAACAGATCGACTATCTGCGTTTTCCCCTTGGTGGGCTGCCGAAGGCAGAGACCCGTCGGCTGGCCGAAGATATGGGTCTCGTCGTTGCCAAGAAGGCCGACAGCCAGGACATCTGTTTCGTGCCGCAGGGCAAATATTCAGATATCATCACCAAGCTGAAGCCGAATTCGGCTCTGGCCGGCGATATCGTTCATCTCGACGGCCGCATCCTCGGCCAGCACGAAGGCATCCTGCATTATACGATCGGCCAGCGGCGCGGCATCGGCATTGCCACAGGCGAACCGCTCTACGTCGTCTACCTCGACGCCCGCTCGCGCCGCGTCATTGTCGGTCCGAAGGAGGCGCTGGAAACGCACCGCGTCTATCTGCGCGATGTCAACTGGCTCGGCGACGAGACACTTCAGGTCGCAGCCTCGGGCGAAGGCTTTGCCTGCTACGCCAAGGTGCGCTCCACCCGCGCGCCGGCGCCTGCCGTGCTGCACATGGATGCGAGCGGCATCTATGTCGATCTGACGGTCGGTGAGGCTGGTATTGCGCCGGGCCAGGCCTGCGCGCTCTATTCGGCGCCCGGCGATGACGCCCGCGTCTTCGGCGGCGGCTTCATCGAACGTTCCGAGCGCGAGCCTGACGCGGAAGCCTCGCTAAAGGCTTTGCTTTCCAACTACGCGATGGCCTGA
- a CDS encoding universal stress protein has protein sequence MYNRILLPTDGSELSARGVDHGLALAKALNLPVTVVSVIVPLTGFALQGIVQAEAMDSYNEGRRKEIEDLEKIIGEKAKSAGVVADFVSKVHLSPAVAILETAAERSCGLIVISSHGRRGISRLMLGSQTSEVLSEAGIPVLVVK, from the coding sequence ATGTACAATCGCATATTGCTGCCCACCGACGGTTCGGAACTTTCCGCCCGGGGTGTCGATCATGGGCTCGCGCTTGCCAAGGCACTCAACCTTCCCGTGACTGTCGTCAGCGTCATCGTGCCGCTGACCGGTTTCGCGCTGCAGGGGATCGTCCAGGCTGAGGCGATGGACAGCTATAATGAAGGGCGCCGGAAAGAGATCGAGGATCTGGAAAAGATCATCGGTGAAAAAGCGAAGAGCGCGGGCGTCGTCGCCGACTTCGTCAGCAAGGTGCATCTTTCGCCGGCAGTCGCCATTCTGGAAACAGCAGCAGAGCGGAGCTGCGGCCTGATCGTTATTTCCTCGCATGGCCGCCGCGGGATCTCGAGGCTCATGCTCGGCAGCCAGACGTCCGAGGTCCTTTCGGAGGCGGGTATCCCGGTGCTGGTCGTAAAGTAG
- a CDS encoding TDT family transporter, which produces MRHFTPNWFATTMGTGILAVCFGQFPDLPAVHASGEMLWLANIGLFAVLTCIYAGKWLLYPGAALRAFDHPVVSMFFGCIPMGLATIVNGFLIFGPGLFGEISISIAAELWWVDAALAVLAGLAIPLVMFTRQQHVIEHMSAVWLLPIVASEVAAASGGLLVPHLAEGAQLPVLFASFALWSCSVPLALGVLVILFLRLALHKLPHASMAATSFLALGPVGTGALGLALFSINGGQALAAGGLGALVPAISGAALLGAVLLWGYGLWWLGLAVAITINHLRQGLPFNLGWWGYTFPIGVYAVATLRLSSIFPLPALAGFGEVLVAVLAAIWVVVAVRTSCGAYNGSLFADPSLES; this is translated from the coding sequence TTGCGCCACTTCACGCCGAACTGGTTTGCGACGACAATGGGGACCGGCATCCTTGCCGTCTGCTTCGGTCAGTTTCCGGATTTGCCGGCAGTCCACGCGTCAGGCGAGATGCTGTGGCTCGCGAATATTGGCCTGTTTGCCGTGCTGACCTGCATCTATGCCGGAAAGTGGCTTCTGTATCCCGGCGCTGCATTGAGGGCATTCGACCATCCAGTCGTTTCGATGTTCTTCGGCTGCATTCCGATGGGCCTCGCAACCATCGTGAATGGTTTCCTGATCTTCGGACCGGGCCTTTTTGGCGAAATAAGCATCTCTATCGCGGCGGAGCTGTGGTGGGTGGACGCAGCGCTGGCGGTTCTGGCGGGACTTGCCATTCCACTGGTCATGTTCACGCGGCAGCAGCATGTAATCGAGCATATGAGCGCCGTCTGGCTATTGCCGATCGTTGCCTCTGAGGTCGCAGCTGCAAGCGGCGGATTATTGGTGCCGCATCTCGCCGAAGGCGCGCAGCTTCCGGTGCTTTTTGCGAGTTTCGCGCTCTGGTCCTGCTCGGTGCCGCTGGCGCTCGGCGTCCTCGTTATCCTCTTCCTGCGCCTTGCCCTGCACAAGCTGCCGCACGCCAGCATGGCAGCGACGAGCTTTCTTGCCCTCGGTCCTGTAGGTACCGGCGCACTCGGCCTTGCTCTGTTTTCCATCAATGGCGGGCAAGCTCTTGCAGCCGGCGGCCTTGGCGCGCTGGTTCCGGCGATTTCAGGTGCGGCTTTGCTTGGTGCTGTCCTGCTTTGGGGCTATGGCCTCTGGTGGCTTGGTCTGGCGGTTGCCATCACCATCAACCACCTGCGGCAGGGCTTGCCCTTCAATCTCGGCTGGTGGGGTTACACCTTCCCGATCGGCGTCTATGCTGTCGCGACGCTGCGGCTTTCGAGTATCTTTCCGCTGCCGGCACTGGCAGGGTTCGGAGAGGTTCTGGTCGCAGTCCTTGCCGCGATTTGGGTCGTCGTCGCCGTCCGCACGAGCTGCGGCGCCTATAATGGTTCGCTCTTCGCCGATCCGAGCCTGGAGAGTTGA
- a CDS encoding putative bifunctional diguanylate cyclase/phosphodiesterase — MASFQTISGQSEALVDDFRSLFTTHPSPMWVYDPDTLRFLIVNDAALMLYGYSAEDYEGMTVLDIRPAAERERMLSAVHERTDMEKAERWTHLKANGEAIEVLTYGREVRFEGRAAILAIVQDRTEVNAAQRQITDTRSLLDSIVDNLPVGVFVKDMEEDGRYILLNEACGEIMGFHTGDVVGKTDRDFFPSEQTVIFREQDHEAFVAGATISFEETMERADGGKRILRTVKRALPVPEGKEPRYLLGISHDVTEERAVEARLAHLAMHDSLTRLPNRAAFSKHIRKQAITASIEKPVALLYIDVDHFKTINDSKGHAAGDALLCQVAERLLALADGDDLVARLGGDEFAVVLQLVEPDRAERFADLLLRSLARAFDLDGTREHVTCSIGIALAPVDAAEADVLMRHADLALYAAKESGRSTYRFYEPAMRLEAERRHHLTGELRDALEHGQFELYYQPIVQLEDDGIGGFEALIRWRHPVRGLVPPMEFIPLAEETGLIIPIGDWVLREACRAAASWPGHLKIAVNLSVSQFRHASLLASVVAALDETGLRPERLEIEITESVFLADVVQSLPLLRALKELGVRIAIDDFGTGYSSLSYLRAFTFDKIKLDRSFVSDIETDPGNLAIIRAVAGIGSGFNAVTLAEGIETEEQLQKLRAEGFSEVQGYLLGRPMPQHEAEALIYGRQLKQASG, encoded by the coding sequence ATGGCCTCGTTTCAGACGATATCCGGGCAATCCGAAGCTCTTGTTGATGATTTCCGTTCGCTGTTTACCACGCATCCCTCTCCTATGTGGGTCTACGATCCGGATACGCTGCGCTTCCTGATCGTCAATGATGCGGCGCTCATGCTCTATGGTTACAGCGCGGAGGACTACGAAGGCATGACCGTGCTCGATATCCGTCCGGCTGCCGAACGGGAGCGGATGCTTAGCGCCGTTCATGAGCGCACTGACATGGAGAAGGCTGAGCGCTGGACGCATCTGAAGGCCAATGGCGAGGCCATCGAAGTTCTGACCTACGGCCGGGAAGTGCGCTTCGAAGGAAGGGCTGCGATCCTGGCGATCGTGCAGGACCGTACCGAGGTGAATGCCGCACAGCGCCAGATCACCGATACACGTTCGCTGCTGGACAGCATCGTCGACAACCTGCCAGTCGGCGTCTTCGTGAAGGATATGGAGGAGGATGGCCGCTACATCCTGCTGAACGAGGCGTGCGGCGAGATCATGGGCTTTCATACCGGCGACGTGGTTGGAAAGACGGACCGGGACTTCTTCCCCTCCGAGCAAACTGTTATCTTTCGCGAACAGGATCACGAGGCGTTCGTCGCCGGTGCGACGATCAGCTTCGAGGAGACAATGGAGCGGGCCGACGGCGGCAAGCGAATCCTTCGCACCGTCAAGCGTGCCTTGCCGGTGCCTGAAGGGAAGGAGCCGCGCTATCTGCTGGGCATCTCTCACGACGTGACGGAAGAGCGCGCAGTGGAGGCGAGGCTTGCGCATCTTGCCATGCATGACTCGCTGACGCGCCTGCCGAACCGTGCGGCCTTCTCCAAACATATCCGCAAGCAGGCCATTACCGCTTCTATCGAAAAGCCGGTGGCGCTGCTCTACATCGACGTCGACCATTTCAAGACAATCAACGACAGCAAAGGTCACGCCGCAGGCGATGCGCTTCTCTGCCAGGTAGCGGAACGCCTGCTGGCGCTTGCCGATGGGGATGACCTCGTGGCGCGTCTTGGCGGTGATGAATTCGCGGTCGTGCTGCAGCTTGTCGAGCCCGACCGGGCAGAGCGTTTTGCCGATCTGCTGCTCAGGTCGCTTGCCAGGGCTTTTGACCTCGACGGCACGCGGGAGCATGTCACCTGCAGCATCGGCATTGCGCTGGCTCCTGTCGATGCTGCCGAAGCTGATGTGCTGATGCGCCATGCCGATCTTGCGCTCTATGCCGCTAAGGAAAGCGGTCGCTCGACCTATCGTTTCTATGAGCCCGCGATGCGGCTCGAGGCCGAGCGTCGTCATCATCTGACCGGTGAACTGCGTGATGCGCTGGAACACGGGCAGTTCGAGCTTTACTACCAGCCCATCGTCCAGCTCGAGGATGATGGCATCGGCGGTTTCGAGGCGCTGATCCGCTGGCGGCATCCGGTGCGCGGTCTTGTGCCGCCGATGGAGTTCATCCCGTTGGCGGAGGAGACGGGACTGATCATTCCGATCGGTGACTGGGTGCTGCGGGAAGCCTGCCGTGCGGCCGCTTCCTGGCCGGGCCATCTGAAGATCGCGGTCAATCTGTCCGTCAGCCAGTTCCGCCATGCAAGCCTGCTTGCCAGCGTCGTCGCGGCACTCGATGAGACGGGTCTGCGCCCCGAACGGCTGGAAATCGAGATCACCGAATCCGTCTTCCTGGCCGATGTGGTGCAGAGCCTGCCGCTGCTTCGGGCGCTGAAGGAACTCGGCGTTCGCATTGCCATCGACGATTTTGGCACGGGCTATTCTTCGCTCAGCTATCTGCGTGCCTTCACTTTCGACAAGATCAAGCTCGACCGCAGTTTCGTGTCCGACATCGAGACGGATCCCGGCAATCTGGCGATCATACGTGCCGTGGCCGGCATCGGTTCCGGCTTCAATGCGGTTACACTCGCCGAAGGCATCGAAACCGAGGAGCAGTTGCAGAAGCTGCGGGCCGAAGGGTTCAGCGAGGTGCAGGGCTATCTTCTCGGCAGACCCATGCCGCAGCATGAGGCCGAAGCACTGATCTACGGACGCCAGCTCAAGCAGGCGTCAGGCTGA
- a CDS encoding helix-turn-helix domain-containing protein has translation MPWKECNVMEERLKFIARLLDGEKMAVLCREFDISRKTGYKILTRYNDSGLEGLTDRSRRPYRHANQLPFQIEKLIVRLKQDKPTWGAPKIRERLARLYPDVHRPAISTVHAVLDRHDMVERRKRRRNKATGTALSHSCRPNELWCADYKGEFMLADRRYCYPLTITDFASRYLIACEALSTTKEAYAFTVFESVFKEFGLPNAIRTDNGVPFASPNALFNLSKLSVWWLRLGIDIERIKPGCPQQNGRHERMHLTLKLETTKPAAANFLQQQAKFDDFIDCFNNERPHQALDMHCPAECYAASPRSYTGLPDLDYPFHDKAVTVTTCGRICFDRKKINLSLVFAGQTVGIKQVEDHIWLASFMDYDLGYFDDETCRLEPLQNPFGPKVLPMSPV, from the coding sequence GTGCCTTGGAAGGAGTGTAACGTCATGGAAGAGCGGCTGAAGTTCATCGCCCGGCTGCTGGACGGCGAGAAGATGGCCGTGCTTTGCCGGGAGTTCGATATCTCGCGCAAGACGGGTTACAAGATCCTCACACGCTACAACGACAGCGGCCTGGAAGGGCTGACGGATCGATCGCGCCGGCCTTACCGCCATGCCAATCAGCTTCCGTTTCAAATCGAGAAGCTGATTGTGCGCCTGAAGCAGGACAAGCCGACTTGGGGTGCGCCGAAGATACGCGAACGGTTGGCCCGGCTGTACCCGGATGTGCACAGGCCGGCGATCTCGACGGTGCATGCGGTTCTCGACCGGCACGACATGGTCGAGCGCCGCAAGCGGCGACGCAACAAGGCGACGGGGACAGCGCTTTCCCACTCCTGTCGGCCCAACGAGCTGTGGTGTGCCGACTACAAGGGCGAGTTCATGCTCGCCGACCGGCGCTATTGCTATCCGCTGACGATCACCGACTTTGCCAGTCGCTATCTGATCGCCTGCGAAGCGCTCTCGACCACCAAGGAAGCCTATGCCTTCACCGTATTCGAAAGCGTATTCAAAGAGTTTGGCCTGCCCAACGCCATTCGCACCGACAACGGGGTTCCTTTCGCAAGCCCCAACGCGCTGTTCAACCTCAGCAAGCTGTCGGTCTGGTGGCTGCGCCTGGGCATCGACATCGAGCGCATCAAACCGGGCTGCCCGCAGCAGAACGGGCGCCATGAGCGCATGCACCTCACTCTGAAGCTGGAGACCACCAAGCCAGCCGCCGCCAACTTCCTTCAGCAGCAGGCAAAGTTCGACGACTTCATCGACTGCTTCAACAATGAGCGGCCGCACCAGGCGCTCGACATGCATTGCCCGGCCGAGTGCTACGCGGCGTCACCGCGCAGCTATACTGGCCTGCCTGACCTCGATTATCCGTTTCACGACAAGGCCGTCACCGTCACCACATGCGGACGCATCTGTTTCGACCGCAAGAAGATCAATCTCAGCCTCGTCTTTGCCGGTCAGACCGTCGGCATCAAACAGGTCGAGGACCATATCTGGCTGGCTAGCTTCATGGACTATGATTTGGGATACTTCGATGATGAGACATGCAGGCTCGAACCACTCCAAAACCCCTTCGGGCCAAAAGTGTTACCCATGTCTCCGGTATAA